One Ostrea edulis chromosome 6, xbOstEdul1.1, whole genome shotgun sequence genomic window, TCAGTGTACATATTATTAGCGATGACGTCAGAGCACCAGTGCACACATTAATGGCGGTGTGATGTATCGATAATCTGCCTAATCCGGTAGATTTTCCCTCACAAATTATGTTgtccttgtacatgtatgcagttATCGGTAATTCATTATAGCGTGACCGCAGAATCGTGTCCTATTTGTATATAGGAAACTCGACAGATCGCATTTAAAGCAATCTTTCATTCAATCGATTAAACTGTATTtgacatttgaagaaaaaaatgtgtatataaatgttatatagaATGTTGACAAGTAACAAAACAAATCCCCAGTAgtgatattttttgtttactgaTCAAAGTATACAGTACACGAAACAAGTGAACACTTCCCGCTGTACAGGCTGTTCCAGTGAACACTTCCCGCCTCACTACTGGCTGTACAGGCTGTTCCAGTGAACACTTCCCGCCTCACTACTGGCTGTACAGGCTGTTCCAGTGAACACTTCCCGCCTCACTACTGGCTGTACAGGCTGTTCCAGTAAGCGGTGAATCTAAACAATAGGCGTCGCTTCCATTTTGCACGGTTTTGTTGCTGTGCTGTTTATAAAACACTGAATGTCAGGTAAATATCAGAAGAATATCATCACATTCCAACCCAAGCAAATGCAAGAAAAAGGTAAATATGGTTGGTTACCCACACACCAGATTCTGCCGCCATTATTCGTAACAATCACGATTCAAATGTTGTATTACTACAGTATTATTGTAGTTTAACCGCCTTTAGATTGACTTCCACTCTGCTCACCCACCCacccaaaacaacaacaattgaCATCAATGCTGGATATGATCGTAAAGAGACCCATGATAGAATTTTTAAACAGTTTTGGAGAGTTAAATCCTagttaagttttttttttttttttaaacgtcCGCGGATCAAGAACTTTTCCAGGGGAGGGGTACACTTCGCTAATTGGAGAGGTCTGagaattatagtttacaaatgaaACTGCATACAGAATAGGCAAACATTTCTACCTTTGATCAGTCTTGGTGAGGAGGGGTTCAGACCCTAGGTTCCCCTCACAGCACCCAAATTATAATGTGAATACGAGGTAGAAATTGTAAAATGTCATGCTATTTATGTACATTGTCCTTGAGTGTGAAGGTTTGGTAGGAACATCTGTATGAATGATATCTAATGATTAGGAAAATTGAATGATGGACACAGGaaaacaaaacatgttcagagTGGAGTGAAGATTACGCGAAGTTGCACGAGCAGTCAGTAGTATTTCAGCCGTTAAACTTATCCGCTTTGCACTTTTTGTTTTCGTGTCTATGGTGACTACCTAATTAATGGAACCATTTTCTTTGTGGAACACCACGGAGACATGCGTTTTAGCATGAATTGGCATTAGCCAAGCGCTGGATCGTAAGACCAAGATGTCCgattgaaatagataaaactGTTTTCATTTACCAATACATCACGGAGATAAGACAGAAGAGATAAATATTGGCAATTTCACACCCGAGGTTTAACCCGATACCTCTTTAGCTGGAACAGAAACACTTTAGTCCTTGAATCAAACAAAATGATGGAAAACAAAAGCTAGTGCTTCCCAGAGTTGTCTGAATTCTGTGATTTAACCTTCTTTAACTGTTATATATGCTGTTGTATTACGGAAGTTTATCCCCTAATTAGTGACAGCTGTCCCTCATCACTCGTCATAGCTAACAGCTGTGATAACCTCGATTCCATGTGTGTTATCATCccaaaatacattttatgtttacaatgtaTGCTATGCATCACAGaaactgaaaatttgaaatccATCAAATATCGATATAAATGtgagaattttgttttcatgaagCCACGTTACGTAATCGGCACGCGCAGCAAGAGACCAGACAATCTCAAATTAAAACCGTGTCTTAGAAAATATCTCCCGAGCTTTTTTCTCAGTAATGGATTGCGGGCATATGGTCATGGTGATAAACCCCTCGAATGGTTGCGGCAGGctcacagaaaaaaaaaaccctcgcCATTACCATCCTGTTATCACGGACGTCTACCCATGCATGCATTCTATCAACCTATAAAAATCAAAGATTAtgcattttcttttaaacttattttcaaaatgatactttaattcaaatgaatccCGTAATTATTCGGTCCTCAGTACCCAATGCCTGTTTTAagagcgactaaatggggtgctCCTCCAGGTGAAACCACAAAAACCGATGCCCCGTGTCCCAGCAGGGGTGACACGATAAATACCCTCCCTGCTAAAAGGTCGTAagggccgagcataggcctaaattttgcagcccttcaacggcaatggtgacgtctccatatgagtgtaaaattctcgagtgggacgttaaacaatatacaaccaaccaatgaATTAAAATGAGGAAACCAGAAAGAAAGATAAACGACAACAACGTTTATTTTAGTGAACATATACAATGTCTAggtaacataaaaaaaaaaacacgacgTATAAATACGGAACAttactgacattaaaagacgGTCATCTTGAATCACAGGTCCACACTGAGTGAGCTGGAGATGATTTATCTCCCTTTTAATTTTCTACAGACATTAGTCATAGCCCCTTAAGAAAGTTATACTAGATACAATACCGTATGTATCTTAACCAAATAAATCTACAGCACGTCATAGTACGACAAATGATTGTACAATGATTGTTGCTAGGAAAAATAAACGTAAATTTTAATCATACTTAACAAAGACAATACTATGAGCGCACTAGCATTGTGGAATACATATCACATGATTTGTAATAAGAACATTCATACAGACCACACATCACCTTCCACGTTTATGTACAATGCATGAACTACGGAAATAAATACAATCTAGACATGGCCATCAATGATGTTATATATGATATAACTCCCTACCATCACGTGTTCATGTCAACACCCACAATCTACCAGTCTAACACTCGTCCATCAGAAAAAGGCAACTTTACACAAGTTATAAACCAGCTTATGTATATCTCGAGTCTTCCACATAGACAAAAATTTCACTTTCTCTCCAAATTGAAATTGGATTGTTTCCAATCCTCGAAGCGACGCTATTAACGAACACTAAAgttttcaataacattaaacaaaCGTTACGTAATTCTTGAAGTTTCGAGAGAACACACAACTGGTGTAtgtcagggtcaaaggtcacatcCGGTTACTGACAGCTGGCATGCCGATGGAGATAACATATTTGTGCAATGATGAATCTGCGCAACAAGTGCATACGAAGAAAATAAACACCAATTTATATAAAATAGAACATACATTATCCAAAACATCTTTTAGGtctttgtataaaatctaacATTGCAAATTGATACTCCATACTCTTTTCACTGATGAATTAGAAAATTTCTAACAGGAGATTTGTTTGTATAATCTCattattttaactttttttaattattagaaAACCGTTAACTTCCATTGTTTTGGTAGATTGGAACTTCCCATTTTTTCCATAAACTATTTGTTAGATCATCAGTTAAGTGAAACCATTGGATTCTGCACGGAGTATTTTTactacagacatcaaacgttCCTTTAACGCCGATGCACATTGATGGTAACCATTGGTCGGTTGTTGCCATCAGTGATGGTCACCTGCGATTCCTTGGTGACGACTACTTTTCTGACGTCATGACTTTGTGTGATGGAGTAGCGTTTCTGCTGCTGAGGTTTCAGCGGAGCTTCGACAAACAGTTTCCCTTCCTCCCCGATATACGCCGATATCGTGGATTGGTCCACTGATTCGGGTAATTCATATTCCTTATTGAATTCCTTATGTAGCGTACGTCCGGACAACTTCTCTTCGTGTTCTGCGTGCACAATCAACTTCCGGTCCGCAGTTTTTACTACGATTTCTTCTGGTTTAAACTCGCCGACGTCGACACTAAGGCGCAACTTACGCGTCCCATCAGGTTCCGTTATGATCGGGTTTTTGACGGGTGTGGCAATCTCAAGAGGTTTAGAGAAAGGCGCAATCTGGTTGTTTGCATTTGGTGTAGGAGAAACTGGACTCACTATTGGTGTATTAGAAGGCTGGTGCTGTATCGGTAGAGTGGTCTCCCTTTCTATCAGAATCTGTCCTTTGACAGGACCATCTACAGTCAAAATTCCGTCTCTACTTAAGACACACTGCAGCCTCTCTTGATCGACATTATTGGGTATGTCCACTTGTCTACTGTATTCCCGACTTACCGAGGCTTTTGTTGATTTCTCCTCGTGCTTAGCAGAGACGAACAGTTTGTTATCTTGAACCTTAACCTGAATTTCCTCTGGTCGAAATTCTGACACATCGAATCTCACCTTAAACCTTTGTCCCGTTCCGTCGTTTTCGAACATAGAATTCATCGTGTCTATGTTATTATCCGGTCCAACATGATTGCCAATACTTCCATTTCCAATGTGATTATCGGTCGGTTTCAATGTGAAGAAATCTTTTCTGATTTTCTCAAATTCATCGTCCCATTCCTTTCTCCGTTTTTCCATGCGCACTTCCATATCCTCCCAAGACTTGACCTGTCGGTCTTGGAACGTCATTTCGTCTTTTTTCACAGGAACCTGTAACTCTGATCGAAACTTTGCCATTTTACAGAGCTCGGGGGTTGGCCTGTTTGATAAAATCTCCGTACAGAGCGCGAGTCTGTTTTTCTTCTAGATCTACAAAAGATAACGGATAGACACCCCCAGTTTCTACAGACAAAATTCATTTGGGTGTTAACTGCAATCCAAATGTATTTGCAATAATCATGCTAATGTCATTGCTAATTACGTTGATgtgattaaatgtatataaaacgAAACTCATAATTCTATTCATGTTCATATAAAAACATCGATAATAAATAACTTACCACAAACGTATGTTGAAATATACAGCAAACAATTTATATCAATTTCACAGTTCGTTGATAAGGAACCCGTCTTTAATGCTAAACACTCGTTAGAGAAAGTGGTTCCTTGGTATTTCACTCACGGCAGCGATCTGACGGAATCCACACACTGCAGCCGCATCACTGCCAAAAGAATGCCAAATATTCACCCGAGCAGCCATTCATAAAATACACCGGCTCTTAGTCATCGCGAGAAAGTGACGTAATTATTATGTCATATcgagaaatataaatgtaaatgcTTTGTCTATCTCGCCAAAACATTGTCAGACTCGTGCTCCTCCCAAATTTTATCAGATTTCGGTAATAAGGTAAAACATCGTTGAAGTGTTTCCCGGAGATATCGCGAGGATTGAGAAGAGAATAcgataaaaaatcataaattgaTAACTGTATTCATGAATGAGCTTGATGTGTCAATAGGGATACACAGTTCTTGCACTCAAGCAGGAACTGTAGTTGTAGAGGTATTTTCGAATTTAATCggaaattgtttgtttttataattcTTTACCATGTTTACCTCAACTGCCTATAGTATAATGTGTGTGTAATGATATTCTTTGAAATGAAACGTTTCTCTTGTAGGCATAGGAAAACCGAACATAGATCAGGTGTGTTTTTCGTCTAATGATTCACCTTTGTTTGACTCTAAATTGGATACACGAGTGACGGTTTTTATAACTAGAATTCTATTCTTATCGCCTCCTGCTAAAACTTCTTACATTCCTCTGAGTCTTCACGTTCTATTTCAAACCGTGAATCTGGTTCAAGGTCAACTGGGTGTACTTTATAAGCAGGTCGATTGCCAACGTTAATCCGCTCTAAAGGCCAGTATTACGCTTCATTAGAATTTCGGAAAGAGAATATAGGAAAATGAAGAAGAAACCCAAGACTAGAACTTGTTTCAAAAAGAGAGAATAATTTGTTTACGTCAGAACACTGTCCAGGCGATGGATAACCATGTAGTTTACGTaaataccatatacatgtacatgtacatatgtacggTGTGAGAGGGAAAAGATCCTCATTATTTGGAGGGAAGGGGTCACTGTATCTATAGCctgtgtcgttgttacatagaACTCTTAAGGTACTACATGTATGCCACCCCAAGAGAGATAACTTGTGCATTTGTAATGATTATGAATTACATCATACCTATGTGCACTTTTACTGTTAAAAAAGTTATTGTAAAGGAACTTAAAAgaagtttattttttcatcgtaaatgaacttttaaaattgtaatattcttaaagatttttttgtaatctttatgaaaaatgaaaaaagtttgaCCCTGTATTTTGAACCCAACCTTGCTTTATAGGATCACGACATAGTCACAAGATAGAATATCATGGTGTGCAATGtgaggtcttgccataaggaatttatatacaaaatatgaaatttcagaAGATATTGCCTAGATcaacttttcttaaaagtaggtcaaagatcaaagtCGCAAGAATAACAACTTTGTTACAGGGGTTTTTCTCCTTCTACATGTAggtacctgatctcacctcttgtatgtccaagggtccgtgttcgcTCTCctcttaaagacccaattttaagttaacaccccaaTGGGTAAGTCACCTGTCATtcaacaatagatctcaggtggagtgacaacTGCAGAGACTGTGGTCTGGAGGGACCCCATAGAAGTGGTTTGATAGCAATTACAGTCAATCagtacaggcattctttagatatTGAGGAAGTCCAATATatctgagttttgatagcattgacctgtccacaactgctattttctcataattaaatttttaacaatgcaattttgatataattgtattcttttctcttttatatacatgtattataaattaaacaataagaaatcaaacaatactttgcacattaatttctaaaacttgtaacttactGAAATAATCTATATGATCAATTTATGATAgctctttatttatttattttttattaattcaaCCAATCAATGAGAGTaagagcgagagagagaaaaaaaaggggTGATGGTTGTAGATTGTGTCTTAGCTCCCGTTATCTAGAGATACAACCATTGTATAAACACTATCACCACAACTTCTCTTTATAGAATAGTCAATAATGACATTGTCAATTTTGCAAATTCGTTGACTATTGATCTTGAAAAAATTCATCAGTGGTCTAGTAAATGGGCAGTTGAATTTAACCCAATCAAAACAGTCAATATGGATTTTAGTAGGAAGAATATTTCTCATCCTAAGGTAAAATTTGGTCAGCATGGGCCatttattcaaaatgttgaaaCTTATACTCACTTGGGAATAATATTCCAGAAAGATGGAAGTTGGAAAAAACATGTCAACGATTAAATGTCTTAAGAATGTTAAAGTATCAACTTAAAAGGGATTCattgataaaaatttatttttctcgTGTTCGGCTCATGTTTGAATACTCAAATGTTGTTTGCGACAATTGTACAGAGAGAGATGCTAATTTACTCGAAGATGTTCAAGTTGCAGCAGCACGAATAATTACAGGTTTAAGGGAAATTCATCAAGATCGATACTTTATAACGAACTTGGATGGGATATCTTAGTAATAAGAAGGAAAATACATAAACTTGTGCTATTCTACAAGATAGTTCATGGattgactccccccccccccccccccccccctcaatatTTGCAGGACTTACTTTGGCCATGTACTTACTTTGGCCATGTATTTTACCTCCTAACTCTTATTCATTAAGAAACCAGGATACTCTAAAATTTAACATGCCAATAGCGAGAACAACTTCGTATATGAATAGCTTTATCCCTTCGACTATAAAATTATGGAATGACCTACCCTTGAGTATTCGAAGTCTTCCAACACTAATATCTTTCAAGCGTGCCATCAAAAGTATATATTGCATCAAAcctaaaaattattttaactaTGGCAATCGAAAAGCAAATATACTGCACTGTCAATTGCGAAATAAAGCTAGTAATCTTAATGCTGATTTATTTAAGCACTTTCTTAGGGAAAATCCTAATTGTGACTTGTGTCAAAATAGTCCTGAAACCACACTTCACTTTTTTCTGAAGTGtccaaaatattgtacacaaagGCAAatactgatacaaagttttaaggCCTTTTTTTATTGAGTTGGTTTACAGATCCGCCGCACTGATTTTTTGGGATgttggaaaaaaataaaatggtttttcactcctttttatatttccaacactataatttttccttttcacactctcccaaaaaaaaccaaccaaaaaaaaaaccaaaaaaaaaaaaaaaaaaaaaaggaagaaagaaagaaaagaaaatagattccgctggactggatatttggacagacGCCTCCGTCGATCGTTGAAATCTCGGGACAGTCCATAATATTAATGTGTCATGTGTGGAATATCAGTTAACTTCAGCCGGTACTAACAATTATTTTGCACCTTAGTAACAATGCTTTTTGCTTCCAATAAGTTATATGTTTATGAAACTAAATTCTAATTGGCATTAGTTATGCATTGCATAccatttagatatgtaaatcccaaaataaaaacaaacacttgtttTCAGATGGCATCCACGACGTACGTTGGGTTGCA contains:
- the LOC125646974 gene encoding major egg antigen-like translates to MAKFRSELQVPVKKDEMTFQDRQVKSWEDMEVRMEKRRKEWDDEFEKIRKDFFTLKPTDNHIGNGSIGNHVGPDNNIDTMNSMFENDGTGQRFKVRFDVSEFRPEEIQVKVQDNKLFVSAKHEEKSTKASVSREYSRQVDIPNNVDQERLQCVLSRDGILTVDGPVKGQILIERETTLPIQHQPSNTPIVSPVSPTPNANNQIAPFSKPLEIATPVKNPIITEPDGTRKLRLSVDVGEFKPEEIVVKTADRKLIVHAEHEEKLSGRTLHKEFNKEYELPESVDQSTISAYIGEEGKLFVEAPLKPQQQKRYSITQSHDVRKVVVTKESQVTITDGNNRPMVTINVHRR